The genomic segment ACGGAACAAGGGGCTAGCCCTTGGGGTGTCGCCACCGGTGCCGAATGGCTTGATGATCATCGCCGGTTCAATCCGATCCTGGCGAAGGCGGGCGTGAAATGGCTGCGGGCCTTTCAGGAATGGCAGACCATTCAGCCGACCCAAGGCACCTGGAACTGGGCCCCAGCGGACCGGCTGGTGAGCGATGCAACGGCGAACGGCATCAGCCTCCTATATCCGCTGGCCTATCTGGCTCCCTGGGCCTCCGCCGATGGCGGCACCCGTGCGTTCCCCATTAAAGACATCCAGTACTGGAAAGACTACGTCGGCGCCGTCGTCGAGCGCTATCGTGGGTCGGTGAAACACTGGGAGATCTGGAACGAGTTCAACGGCAGCTTCGCCGTCAACGGAAGTCCATCCGCCTACGCCGAGCTGGTGAAGGAAGCGTCGACTGCCGCCAAGCGGATCGATCCATCGGCAAAGATCGGAGTTAGCGTTGCAAATTTCGACGTCAACTTCCTTGAACGCGCGATCGAAGCGGGCGCCGCCGGTCATTTCGACTTCATCTGCGTGCATCCCTACGAAAAGCTCGATCTGCTGGAGGCTGGAGGCGAGATCGAATTCATGGCGATGACATCGACGCTGCGGCGGATGCTTGCCTCCCATAATCTCGACAGCTCGCTCCCGCTGTGGATCTCGGAGGTCGGGGCGGTTGCAACCACTGAGCCGAGGTCCGAAGCAGGCCAATCGCGACTGCTGACAAAAGCCTTCATCCTTGGGCTCGCCTCCGGTTTCGACAAGATCTTCTGGTTCGAGGCGCGAGGACCCGCCTATCACGATCAGGCAGACCATGGATTGCTTCGGGCAGACTTTTCACCGCGCCCCTCATTCGCGGCGCTTGCAACTTTGATCCGTCTGCTGGGCGATCACCCGACCTATCTTGGATGGGTCCGAGCGGACGCCGACAGTCTGGGCTTTGTCTTCGAGGGCCGACAAGGCTTCGTATTGGCAGCTTGGACGACCTCGAACAAGACGGTGGAAGCGACCTTCCAGTCGCCGGTTCTGGTCACGCATACCGACGGCTCGGAGGTCACCGTAGATAGCGGCAAGCCCCTGAGCCTGTCGTCCACGCCCCTGTTCGTTTCGAAGCTTCCGGACACGATCGTGCAGCAGGCGAAGAAGAATCGCGATCTGCCGATCCTGCAAGATGTCGACTATTCGAAGGAAACCACCGTCACGATCTCTCTTGGTGAGACCAATCGCGGCGGCGGTCTCCAGCAAATCAATCCGCAGACCACCAAGGTGTTCTCGGACGAGGGTTCAACCTCGCGGCGGCTGGATTTTTCAGTCGCGAACGATGAAGGCCACTACGCCTATTTCGCGGTATCTCCGCAATTTGCTCCGTGGGGTACCCGTCGCCTGCA from the Rhodopseudomonas palustris genome contains:
- a CDS encoding endo-1,4-beta-xylanase → MPFVVTATIMAAGAAFDLHGALASDVTGERTEQGASPWGVATGAEWLDDHRRFNPILAKAGVKWLRAFQEWQTIQPTQGTWNWAPADRLVSDATANGISLLYPLAYLAPWASADGGTRAFPIKDIQYWKDYVGAVVERYRGSVKHWEIWNEFNGSFAVNGSPSAYAELVKEASTAAKRIDPSAKIGVSVANFDVNFLERAIEAGAAGHFDFICVHPYEKLDLLEAGGEIEFMAMTSTLRRMLASHNLDSSLPLWISEVGAVATTEPRSEAGQSRLLTKAFILGLASGFDKIFWFEARGPAYHDQADHGLLRADFSPRPSFAALATLIRLLGDHPTYLGWVRADADSLGFVFEGRQGFVLAAWTTSNKTVEATFQSPVLVTHTDGSEVTVDSGKPLSLSSTPLFVSKLPDTIVQQAKKNRDLPILQDVDYSKETTVTISLGETNRGGGLQQINPQTTKVFSDEGSTSRRLDFSVANDEGHYAYFAVSPQFAPWGTRRLQITATVKRLPGSPKAGFSLDYESQRGYVNASYREIPNEADWQELTWTIDDANFVGQWGWNFRINAIASPSEFLIKDVRVKKRP